A stretch of DNA from Cyprinus carpio isolate SPL01 chromosome A25, ASM1834038v1, whole genome shotgun sequence:
TGCTAGCACGATTAGCACATTGCTTGTTGTTCTAGCATAAATGCTTGTGATAGGCAGGTTGGGTTTATTTTTAGAGCATCTTGCCTTGATATCTTGATCTTTTGAAGGAATAGCTTACCATAATTTACATACTCTCATGTCGGTCCAAGCCTGACTTCTCTGTGAACTCAAAACGAGGTGTTCAGCAGAATATCTCAGTTGGACAGGGATGTTTCTCTGCAGTAATTTGTCCTTAACTCTGTGTTGTATGACTGCTGTAGGTTCTGTGTTCCTGTATTCGACGCATGCGTATACCCTGCTGAGCGCCGTGGTGGAGAGAGCAGCAGGTCAGCGCTTCCTCGACCACATGATGAAGATGTTTCAAGAGCTGGGCATGTTGAACACCGTACCGGACGAAAACGACCCCATCATATACAACCGCTCCAGGTTAAAGAcattaaacatgtaatttaaacATATACTTCTGTGATCaacattttaaaacctaaaatgtgatgtttatctgcttacccccagggcatccaagatgtaggtgactttgtttcttcagtagaacacaaacagagatttttaactcaaactgttgcagtctctcagtcatataatgcatggcaatggtaacaacatctatgagagtaaaaaaaacatgcacagacaaatccaaattaaaccctgcagctcgtgacgatacattgatgtgtaaagacacaaaacgactggtctgtgcaagaaactgaacagtatttatattgttttttacctctgattcacccaatttccaaactgttagaactcttgtgaacacgCTTCACAACAGCATGCgtgtgaggcatcttcttcttctttttgcatTGCGGgctggcggatcgcagacttataagtgcattaccgccacctatctctcaagtggaccattgacactcctgattgagattgtagatagagtgtcaatggtccatttgagagataggtggcggtaatgcagtaaaatttgtctgtgcatgtttttttttactctcatagattttgttaccattgacatgcattatatgactgacagactgcaacggtttgagttaaaaataatttgtattctactgaagaaacaatttCACGTAAATCTTGGATAAGCAGATAAacacaaagttttcatttttgggtgaactatccctttaagatgtgtACATTCACATATTTAAGGTGTAAAGTaaatatgttattactttttacttggtggttacaccacatgacactTTTAGAGTTATAATGTGAAACTTTCTCGAAAATGGtataaaagtatttcaaaatcatagtaaaaccaacattttgttttcatatgattgcaccatgtatttatttatttattttttccttaaacaCTCAATGACCTGCAGGTTCTACCACTTCAATAAAAATGGTCATGTTGTGAACTGCCCCTATGTGGACAATTCATACAAATGGGCTGGAGGTGGATTTCTGTCCACTGTGGGTGACCTTCTGGTGTTCGGTAACGCTCTGCTCTATAGCTATCAGATGGCCGGACTGAAGAACACAGATGGGCTCCTTCCTGGCTTCCTCAAACCCCACACGGCCAAAGCCATGTGGGCACCAGTGAACAAAACAGAGGGGTCGTGGGACAAAAACAGACTCTATGCCCAGGGCTGGCTGGTGGTGGAGAAACAGCAGAAATATGGGCGAGTGCCGCAGCCGCAGACATTACATCTCACACACAGGGGGCGCTGTAGGGGCCAGTAGCGTCCTGCTGGTGTTACCCAGCGAGAGTGGACACACGGCAAATCAGATGCAGCTTCCTCCACGGGGGGTGGTGGTGACCATCATCACAAATATGCAGTCAGTGGGGCTCAATACCACCGCACTGAAGATCGCACAGGAATTTGACAAGGCCAGGGATGAAGAAACTGCATCCACTTGATTTATAAACACACTGCTGCGATCCTTTTGTTGCTGTTTTAAGAGATTTGTGGTAAACATCAGGACACTTCTCTGTTTACAGTGCTGAGGATGTGTTCATGCCTCAGTTTTAACTTTTTGCTCTTTTATAAATATAGGAGCAGTCTTAATACATTGAAGAATTAAAATTGCATTATGGAAACCTCTATGACGGCCTCTTTAtgtgattttttcattttgtcatgCTCACATTAAGTTCAGTTCAGTCTGGTGATTTATCACATTTGTTACAGGGAAGTTGAaaagcaaaactattttaaacattatactgTAATTCCTTCAAAACCTCATAGTAATTTAAAGTCTTTATGgaatatttgtgctttttaaaatgtatttcacaccACTGGAATACTTTAGTGAACTGAATGAAGTCAAAACATGACtacaaatgatgaaaaacaaaggaaaagGTATACTgtatctaataataaaaataatagtaatacacattcattcaaattttaacaaataaaaatgttctttccCATCCTAAATGAATTCTAAAATAGAAATGATTTCTATAATCTcttattatttatacacacatacagcacagaGATGTCATGCATAATAATCACCACTAGATGACAGTcataatactttatttaatacCTTCATTAGTAGAAAAATGAGAACATTTCAAATTCATTCAATATCAGATTTTTGATTATCTGTATCAACAGTTTACCAGTAGTCAAATTTatagtcaaaattattttaatgaggtAAACCTCATCAGCAATggataatttatattttcttaaatataacattcattaaattcaactttttttagtcattattatagtctgtttatatttgattatatagcTTATGTagtttatgaattaattttttatttaaaaagttattactCCTGCTactttgttgttgtatttttgtttttatttttgatgtaaaataaaataatacaattattttgttgctattattactgtttttgttgtttattttccttactattattctatttattcttgtgtttttttttattgtcattttgttgtttgatattttattattgtttttgttgtatattcattcttgctattttgtttttatcattttaatttttttttaatatttttgttgtctgttattattgttgttgttgttttgtttttgttatttttgtagttgtaattttgttgttgttattatttttgttgttgttatcatatttgttgttctttttgttgttattatttaatattattgtgcCCTATTTCTGctatattatcattttttttatatgtattgttATTTTGGTTGTTACTTTTggtattatatataattactacctatttttgccataattgttttttattctatttttgttgttatatttattttttattattattattattattattgtcatatttgttgttgttatttttgttgttattatttcataattgctCCGAATTTGtgctgttattatatttttttgttactattattttttttattttttgtcattgttattatttttgccatttgtttactatttttgtagttattgtttttgttattattatcatgtttattgttattttgttgttattattttatattattgctccctatttttctattattgtttttattctgtttttgttgttattatttttgtagttgttatttttgtcatttgttatatttgttattattttgttgttatttttgtcatttattattattatttgtgttgttgatGTTATTTTTGTTACTATAAGCATGTTTGTTGTTACTTTGGTTAAACCATTGTTAATCAAACTCTCACTCTCCCTCCCCACAACAACATTCCTGGGGGACACACCTTTCTTTAATCCTGTAACTGACAATATGCATTACAACATACATACAATGTAGTCTCTTATCATACTCATCATACTGAAAACccgtaattaaagctgcaacagTTCCACACTTAATTTTTATGGTAATTAAGCGCATATGAACACTAATCACACTATTTACATTAAAGAAAAGGCATAGAACAGTGCATTAAGCATGCAAACCTACTGACCTTATTCATCCTGCCCCCATCCAACTCATCACAGCCAGGAAGAGAGGCATACGTGCCTCCCTTTCGGACTCGCGTCAGCAACCCGCGAGAAGCTGGATTGGACCCCATCCAACTCCCACCGAGCGAAGCATCACTATATAAAGCAGCGGCTCGCTATGGTAAGAGTGCTTCACCTTGTCAAAGGCGCTGAGGGAATGAGGACGACAAACCACCTGATGCCGCGGGTCATTCCTATAGATATGGTGTGAAGACACCACACACCCCACCTAGCACTGCTGAAGACTGCTATCCCACGAGAAGCTGAACACAGAGACCCTCTGAACGAACTCTTCTTGGTCTTCTATTGGTCTTCACTGCTGCTTGTtggtccagtgtgttgtgattggccagattcctcaagtgtgtgactgaaatgttaggccccttaccatactgtgatgctgtcttccggcacgacgagacaaatctaataaaacccattataaactaggcattttttgcatccagtggggacataattactgattataatgacttatactgtctttttatatgTTGCATTGGGtatcgtgccgcgtaaacatagAACCATatctggagaaatgacaaactacaagtgctactctacactgctcaaaactcacatttgattCATCATTGGCAaactctttaaatatgtaaacatacagactgtgagtcagaagcgccagactgtccttgcaaagtttgaactgcccaactttatagaaacagacaccggcattgtaggctactctgcaggaaACCGTCCTCGTCCTTCACAAAATGCgccgcacacatctgaatatttaggttgaactgttctggaacagtgttgtaaatacaacttaaccactgatttctagtcgtgtcctcttttggaagaccaaacaaagtagtttcgttttcacaacgaaacatacagcgactccacaacattgcagcggcagcaacagagagaagaaaagtcatgccttctttctttgtgtgaacatttgggcggcgttatgcaaatcttcccacatcgtgacatagatatgtgggggcgttttaaaacgagccattttagggggcgttgacgagtcttaacttttataaagtatatctctttggatttgagactttagtctttgcaactttacagatcttctttatgcaccaagaccttgtaacactcaaaagagaaagaaaaaatttaagtTGCATCATATAACAACTTTAAGACACCGTGGGGGCGGTTCTTCTTAAACGCTTAGATTCTGTTTATGGCGTCACAACGAGGAATTTAGAATGTTCGCGATCTGACGTCATTCAGAGCGTGTGACTGCGCTGACCGTCTCTCTCGCGATGCTGATTCGTTGTTGAGTTAGCTGAGTTAACGACATGTCAgatcaagaaaaaaatacagtaatacttttTAAACAAGTTGTGTTCAGTTTGTAATAGCTAACTTTAAGATGGTAGCTGCGAGCTCGCTTGCTTTTCTTGTTTAGCCTATGTGACAGCAGTATAGGCCGTATAAAATAGGCCTtctatagtatataaaatatttttatcaacaaaaaaaggaaggggttctttatttcttttcatctATATCGATCGTTCATTTTAGCATATTTAGGCTAGTTCTTTAGTAAACCCATTAGTTTTGGAGGTTTGTGTATTTCTTTGGTTTTGTTAGTCTCTGAAGCCGCTTTCTAACTCTTTGCAGTcgtgtttagagaaaaaaaatgggaTATCCTGATTCCAGACACGATCGTAAGGCAAGAAAGAGTTTTCTGATGATTaacaatatgtaatatttatttattataaaattaatagtcCACATACGTAAACATATTTGGGAGATTTTCctctgctgccctctgcaggCTATTGATGATAGTTGCGTTAAAGTTACAATTTCTGCTTTTCTATGCAATAACATATCGCATCatgtaacagtattttatttctaaataaaatttatataaaaggtTTGTAGATGTTTTATCCTGAAATGCTTTAGAGTAACTGAAATCACACTGATTCAGTGGTAAaagattcattcattattttttaagataattaaacaataaaacattccacagattattattattattattattattattaatttaataaaaatatttaaaacttttgacaGTCAGATTTAATAGTGAGAGGAAAACACTGGTAAAACTTTCAACTTTAGTTAATATTCATCCATCTGGTTCATTCATCTCACTGGAATCACATTGCATTGTGCGACACATTGTGCATGAATTGTGCACTGTATCTTGTACATTTTGGTACAAACAGTAATTCATCTAGGTATTAGacatacagaaaatgtgcatactgtgcacagtatagaCACAAACTGCAGAAATAGTAACATGCTTCTGTGACATGAACATGTTtgatttttgaaaaggttttgGGAATATTTTCTTGGAATAGTGTCTGattatactttataaaataattctatatCCAGTCCGGTGGTGTATAATAATGATTgagcttgttgttgttgttacttacATTTAATGGTAAAACAGTTGAACATTAGAAAGGGATTTCAGTATAATTgaaggattttgtttttgttaataaaataatcatataatcaAAATTTcagccaaaacaaaaacagcacatgtgacagttataatatatattattaagtcttttttatctaattaaaaaaaaaattctatctaaGGATgctcattttgaaatgtattgctTTCCATTGAACATCTGATATGGTAACATATTGCTTGTATAGAATCTGCAtcctttttacatatttaaattaatatgttttaattgaCAGATCTATTTACAAAATCTATGAACATtaagaaagatattttgagagTAGCTGGCACTTTGAGCTATTGCGCAACTGACACATTTTCACATTGAGTCCAAGACTTCCAAAAGGGGCGATGTTAGAAGGTAAAGTTGTTCCTCATGATGGAGTCATCCGCAACATCAAAGCCTCTTTTAGCAACCAATGCATCTGAGTTTCAAAAGTCGAGTCACACCGGCTGAATACTTGATTTGACTGTCTGGTACTCCTCGGGTTTTGGTTGACTCTGGCCATTTCTCTTTattctggaaataaataaagatagaaAAGAGAACTTATTATCCACAAGAACTGTTACTTTCTTGCAGGTTTGGGGGGTTAAAAAAAGATCATGTTAACATATCACTACGTTGATAATCTTTAAAAGAATATTCTGAGTTCAAGTTAAGCATATTTGatggcattttaaaaaacaaacaaaaaaaaatcttgatctttgttttcttataaaagaaagaaagaaagaaaaactaggATGAGGCATTTACAAAGTAAATTGGACCAATCTTTGAAggatttaaaattctaaatgtaactatatacattattataaaagcGCTTATATTTCTGCTCTAAAATCTGTGTATTATCTGAGCTTTGAAGTTGTTCCCATAATTTTTACTatcattttaggattttttggAGCTGTAAAATTTGATAAAACTTTACAAAAGGtttgttatctatttttttcCACACACTTATACACATATTGTTTACTTTTTGTGGCTATACTTATGAAACAGATTATTTTGAAGTTGAATATGTCCATATTCACTTCCGGTGTAAGTGTCAcgctgaatcattcactcaaccgattcggTCAAAAAATGTTCAACTGGCGATTTTGCGCCGAAAATGTAAGTTATTCACTATTAACTTTAACTATTTACCAAAATGTTGTAACCTGCTTATTCTTCAAGgcggaagtaagctattttctatGAATGTGTGACTCATTAGCCGCTCCAGGTAACGTTAAGTAGGCTAACTAGAAGTATAACAGTGCAGTAAATGCTAAAACTATCAGCGCTACAAAATCAGTGCGTTTAAGATTATGATATTGAAATTATATCATAACAAATACCAATATAAAGTACCATAACAGAATGTTTTTGTACAGATAAAGAGTGAcaccggaagtctcacccattcaagttacaaatggtaGTGTTCTTCCGTTAAAAATAAGTTGGATAAAAGCAAGTATTTATAGCTATTTTTCAAAGTATTAGCAGGGCCTCACGGACTCGTGCCTGCTGTGCAGGAACTAGTAATCTTGCTAGTGTTATATTGCCAGTGTTGGGATATAGTTACATgtttttgtggtggctgtgctttaaaagtaaattattataatcccAATTCAAGTAATAAAGGGTTTTGAAAGTCTGACGGTAATCAGTGTTGACCACTACtttaaggttaaccctgcctgctttaaatgtctGAAGATGATTAACAGtagaaaagtaatcagttacattactttaataaagtaattgaaatagttacactgcttattacattttaaatagggtaacttgtaatccataacctattacatttccaaagtaaccttctgTTAACAATGGATATCACTTAATTATATTAGCTTTCACTGTAAATGCTTTACTGTAGACAGTTCTTTTTATTCACTGAGAGACACATTTTTAATCGTAATCCAGCGCATGTTTCTTTATAATGTTGATGAAACTGAATCTGAAACTTCAGTGTCAGAAGTGCATGTGACTCACTTGCAGATGTAGTAGATGACCACACCGAGCAGCACTAGGATGAGGAGGACGATGATGACCACAGCGGCGATCATGCCCTTCTCCTCACTGTCCCGTGAGAAACTGGAGAGCTGGTAGTGCTCACATCTGCTGCCCTCAAAGTTCGCCTTGCATCTACAGGACAGGACAAGGggtttcaagcaaaacatttcatatgtattttataatgtaaatgacaaaacaatagaTATTCTGTTCGTGAAGATACTTACACACATGTGGGAGTAGACACCGTTGGTATTATAAAGCATGTTCCTCCATTCATGCAAAAGTTGGCTTCTGACACAGTGCAAGGTATACCGTGTTCTATAACGAGAGGAACACCAAAGGAAACAGAAAAGTAAATGCATCATTTATCTAGCTCACCTTTATACACAGagcaatttgttttttattttgcatttaatttgcatttgcatttcagGAATTCCACATCACGGAAACAACATCAAGTGTGATTTGCACATGATACGATTTTATATCACATTCCTtttcttgttatatttttattatctttaatcatttttttacctacagtatgtttttattacctgCCATCATGGGAAAAACTGAATAGATCTTCTGGTAATGGAAATTTTAACTTGATGAACACCtgagaacaaaataaatgtgGTCAGGTTAGCTTACATTTGtccagaaagtaaaaaaaaaaatgataaaaaatatttcaaaattcataCAGAATAAATTTGCTGTATGTAAGAGATGATGGTCATCATTATTAATCGCTAtgtttgtgcacatttttttaaatggaatattaaaaagtattttttatgttaaatgttaaattgaaCTGTTATAGTATATTCAGTGGATACTGTAGTATGTTATAGGATATTCAGatatactataattatattaaGTTATCACATTAAGTATaatagtatttgtattttaaacactCGGTTAACTGTATTGGCTCTGTAGTATAAAgacattatatttaatgaaaaattggAGATTTATTAATCTTAGACAGCTTCTcttagacagcaatgagattagaTGGAAAGCAAATTAAAGCTTttgattaagtgttttttttttcttgaggaaAAATATAGATTCTCGTGTCTCCTTTTAGAGTTTCAGACGAGCTCTCAACAGGATCTCAAGCTGttctcagatttgccaagataccaaagtctACAAACGTCAgaagtaaacaacaaaaaataaaatatttccaaataaatccttattttttgtctcttttactTCCCTTAAgggattttaggagaaacatctgagacaaagttgagatattaaaatgaaacattacttAGAACCCCATTAAGGCTCCCAATCCATTTCTGAGCAGTACGACTTTTTCtaaaaacataattcataacTTGTCTGTCTCATGACTCACCTGTTTACCGGTTTTGTGCTTGACTTCATACACTTCTCGAAGGCTTCGGTTTTAGAAAGTTTGCTGAGATGTACGAAATCCTAATGACAGCCCTGTTTCAGGGAAGTAGCAGCGAAGACTTACCGTCCAGGTAAAATCCAGTGAGTCACCTCGTCTTCCTCAAATAACTTCTGAGTTAAATGGCACTGTGCGGTTCAGAGTCACATATGTGTGGTGGGCGGATCCCTTTGAGCTCAGAAATGTTGTGATTGCTGTTTGTCCACATTTGTGAATGGAGTGATTCTCATCATGCGTTGGTAGAACACAATGACATGAGTTAATTTGTAGCGAATTACCTGCTGTTGCATCACAAACATCCAACAAAAAAGAGACATTGAAACTCTCTGTACAGTAGAAAGTAAATCACCATATTTATCCCATCTTTTTGCATTTTAGTGATTATTTTTGAGCAGATTCACACATTTCACATTGGGTCGTGAAGTGTTTTTGCATTGTAATCTTTAGGTTTCTTCAGATATGTATTAATAGAAACTGTGAGGGGTGGTATTGTTATTTTAAGTGTATTAAGAGCAGGTGTGGTTCTCAGTGAGACTGCTTTGCTCTATGTGAGTAGGCCGGCTGGGTTTGGTGTCAGACTTTGGTATGCCAGGTATGCTAATGGGGAAGTTCTGTGTGTGTCGCAGGTATGCGTGGAATCGTGGGAACTTTGCAGACTTTAATTGCTTGTTTACATTCTTCGTTTAAAAAGGCACACGAAGGACAAAAGGCAACATCATGTTGAGTCACCAAAAACCGTTAGAATGGGATAGTTTTGAGGTTTTGGTGCCACAAGGCCAAATGACCACAACTTTAAATCatgaaaaagaacagaaatgtgtttaaatacacattttatgatAATTTGCTATAATTCCACAGTCAAACATGAGctgttcaataaataaacaaacaaacaaaaatgcatggtttagaaaatatattttaaatgaaaaaaaagcaaatatacaaatatacctTTCAAAATGTTGGGATCAGTAAggattttgttttgaaatgaatatttttatttagtcaggacacattaaattgatcatacagtaaatgacagttaagacattcataatgtttcaaaagatttcagtttcaaataagtgctgttcttttgaactttctattcatcaaagaaccctgaaaatattttttttttccaacaaaaaaatgttaataataatggataataaaaaatgtttcttgaacagcaaatcagtatattagaatgatttctgagggatcatgtgacatgtaataatatttcacaatattactgtttttactgtatttttttcatttttttccccaaaaaacacaaaaaagttacCCTCTCCCAACTTTTGTGTACTCtcgaaaaataataattaaaaaaaaatagcattaaaaatagaaaaactttttttttaattacatattctaaaaaaaaaaaaaaagtgtaatgtttATAATGTGAAGTAACAGTACATGCTAGTCTGATGGCATTagtactataaatataaatattatcttaTGAATGATATTGGAATAATGTACAGGAATATTAAAGTAGTAggctatattattattgtatttcaaAATGACAACTGTAATCTACATTATGATATTATGACAGTACTATGACATTAACCAGTAAAATGATATACATATGGTAATGATATGATGAcgctaaactgaaaaaatatttataattacttttattcaagtcaaaaatgttatttaatatcacttagcctatatacattaatttataacaacaaaactacattttatggTTCAATAAATTTTTATGCAAGTcaccactttttacagtgtagtgtaGATGAGTATTATAGTTGGATGTTGTACATTGGTATGAAAGCATTATGTGCAGTACTGTGATGATATTACTATTGTAAGACAGTATTATAATGGGACGCACAGTAGTAATATGACAGTAATATCTGAAAGTCTGGAGCAGCTTTGTACAAGAGCAGATCTTTGTCTCACACACCTCCCGATCAGCAGTGATGTTTGAAACGCATTCCTCACATCTCAGTGTCAGCTCTGGACGTTATATACATGACTGATGTGTGTTTGCAGCACGCAGTAACTGTGAGGGACGTAATCGTGGAAATACCAGCGAGACTCCTCGCACCTCTGCGGGCTGGAAGGTGTTTTGATGGATGCGAGGTTATCCCAAAGAACATTTGCCATCTCTCGGACAGAAAACCAATAGAAAAGCGTTTTCTCTACGTAATGAatcccctcctcctcctcatcttcatcctcctcctcctcctcctccgacATAACGGAGCGATGCTGGCGTTCACGCTTCAATCGAATCGAGTCCCTGGCGTGATTTGAAGGGGAAGCCCTCGGCACAACACGACAGACACACAATGCACTCCTCCTGTCGCGAAAACGATGGCTTTCTCTGGACGTGTAGACTCCTAATGTCACCTCGCTGAGCGATGATGCTCGCGCTACGGCTCGCATTCGCTCATCGTCCGCTTTATCCGCGAAAGAAGCAGCAGAACGGATGCTTGACCACTGCGAAACTGCCTTCACGCTTCACGCCTCTTCTGATTATCGGCAAGAGACGCATTATCATAACCACGAGGGCCAGGGAGACACGATTAAAGTTTCAACGATGTAAATCGAGGTAGGTTACCCCTTGGAGACGAGCATTTCATCACTGCTTCTTCTCGCTTTCATTCCACCAATTATTCGCTTAATGAGTGTTTGCTGTCATTTTGGTAATTGCATCACTAAATCAAGAGCTGTCCTGGTGCTGATAGCTGATGCTTTAATCAGAAGACACCACCGAGAGCTCCTCTAGGCCTGGGAACAGAAGACACGTCTTCCATTTTCATAAATTACAGTGCGCATCTAATATTGTGTTGATGGGGACTTTTTGGTAATTCCTGACGAGGAAGAAAATGTGGTTGTTGTAGCTTTGAGAAGAGCGTCAAAAGGACGCTTCATGTTTCTTGCATGTATTCTTGCTTTCATGTTGTCTGGATATGTTCGTCTGGTTCAGTTCACCGCTGAACTTCTGATAGTGGCAGCCACGAGCGTTATTCTGTAGGTCCGCTGTAGGTCTTTGGGCACGTGGTCAACACAACAAATCCTAAAGAGAGCACTGACGCGAGACGTGCCTGATTCAGATCTGTTAAATCAACCAGtaatttgttatgttatgtttatggcGTTCAATCTGGGAAACGTGAACAGCTCACGCACTGCAGGTTGAGAAACGCTGGATTAGCCCAACGTTACATGACCTGGATTTAACTTCTGCTAGTGTTTTAAGAGTAGCCTACTACTAGCCTGCATGATTTAAAGACACCTGAGGAGGAGTACACAGGGCGCGGATGaggttatattttttaaagcagctttacagaaaatagctACATGTTTTAAAATCAATAGTAGAAAAATATTATCAGAGGTGAC
This window harbors:
- the LOC109069960 gene encoding pro-neuregulin-4, membrane-bound isoform-like translates to MMAEHGIPCTVSEANFCMNGGTCFIIPTVSTPTCVCKANFEGSRCEHYQLSSFSRDSEEKGMIAAVVIIVLLILVLLGVVIYYICKIKRNGQSQPKPEEYQTVKSSIQPV